Proteins encoded within one genomic window of Dermatophilus congolensis:
- the leuA gene encoding 2-isopropylmalate synthase: MENTQKPSGMPTSKYTPFHEHITVDLPERTWPSARITKAPRWASVDLRDGNQALIEPMDAERKLRFFQLLVDIGYKEIEIGFPSASQTEFDFCRRLIEENHIPDDVTIQVLTQARDHLVHRTYDAINGAKKAIIHFYNPTSILQRRVVFNTDVEGITAIAVNTAKLCRQLETLIPNTTITYEYSPESFTGTELDVALHVCNAVIAEFDPTPQRPMIINLPATVETATPNVYADAVEYMHRNLDRRESIILSLHPHNDRGTSVAAAELGYMAGADRIEGCLFGNGERTGNVDLVTLGLNLFSQGIDPQIDFSDIDRIRSTVEYCNQLPVHQRHPYGGELVFTAFSGSHQDAIKKGFENMAAHAANTGKNTDELPWSVPYLPIDPHDIGRSYEAIVRVNSQSGKGGVAYLLATQYALELPRRLQIEIQRVVQHHTDTHGGEMTAPHIWKIFSNEYLPGTSTGQDTWGRFIPRSVHLDSDRLGANIVTATLTDNGRTIHLEGHGNGPINAFTAALANYGIDVRVLDYAEHAMSAGGDARAAAYVECAVAGRVLWGVGIHNSIVTASIQAILSAVNRAERDGDLTT; the protein is encoded by the coding sequence ATAGAAAACACCCAAAAACCCAGCGGCATGCCCACCAGCAAATACACGCCTTTCCACGAACACATCACCGTGGACCTGCCCGAGCGCACCTGGCCATCTGCGCGCATCACCAAAGCCCCCCGATGGGCCTCAGTCGACCTACGCGACGGCAACCAAGCACTCATCGAACCCATGGACGCCGAACGCAAACTCCGGTTCTTCCAACTCCTGGTCGACATCGGCTACAAAGAAATCGAAATCGGCTTCCCCTCCGCCAGCCAAACCGAATTCGACTTCTGTCGCCGCCTCATCGAAGAAAACCACATCCCCGACGACGTCACCATCCAAGTGCTCACCCAAGCACGCGACCACCTCGTCCACCGCACCTACGACGCCATCAACGGCGCCAAAAAAGCCATCATCCACTTCTACAACCCCACCTCCATCCTCCAACGCCGCGTCGTATTCAACACAGACGTCGAAGGCATAACCGCCATAGCAGTCAACACCGCCAAGCTATGCCGCCAACTCGAAACCCTCATACCCAACACCACCATCACCTACGAATACAGCCCCGAATCCTTCACCGGAACCGAACTCGACGTAGCACTCCACGTCTGCAACGCCGTCATCGCCGAATTCGACCCCACCCCACAGCGGCCCATGATCATTAACCTGCCCGCCACGGTCGAAACAGCCACCCCCAACGTCTACGCCGACGCCGTCGAATACATGCACCGCAACCTGGACCGCAGAGAATCCATCATCCTCTCCCTGCACCCCCACAACGACCGCGGAACCAGCGTCGCCGCAGCCGAACTCGGGTACATGGCCGGCGCAGACCGCATCGAAGGATGCCTCTTCGGCAACGGCGAACGCACCGGAAACGTCGACCTCGTCACCCTCGGCCTCAACCTCTTCAGCCAAGGCATCGACCCCCAGATCGACTTCTCCGACATCGACCGCATCCGCTCCACCGTCGAATACTGCAACCAACTACCCGTCCACCAACGCCACCCCTACGGCGGCGAACTCGTCTTCACCGCCTTCTCCGGATCACACCAAGACGCCATCAAAAAAGGCTTCGAAAACATGGCCGCACACGCAGCCAACACCGGCAAAAACACCGACGAATTGCCCTGGAGCGTCCCCTACCTACCCATTGATCCCCACGACATCGGCCGCTCCTACGAAGCCATCGTCCGTGTCAACAGCCAATCAGGAAAAGGTGGCGTCGCCTACCTCCTCGCCACCCAATACGCCCTCGAACTACCACGACGCCTCCAAATCGAAATCCAACGCGTCGTACAACACCACACCGACACACACGGCGGCGAAATGACCGCCCCCCACATCTGGAAAATCTTCAGCAACGAATACCTCCCCGGAACCAGCACCGGACAAGACACCTGGGGACGCTTCATACCCCGATCCGTTCACCTGGACTCCGACCGACTCGGCGCCAACATCGTCACCGCCACCCTCACCGACAATGGCCGAACCATCCACCTCGAAGGCCACGGAAACGGCCCCATCAACGCCTTCACCGCAGCCCTAGCCAACTACGGCATCGACGTCCGCGTCCTGGACTACGCCGAACACGCCATGTCAGCAGGCGGAGACGCCCGCGCCGCCGCCTACGTCGAATGCGCCGTCGCCGGCCGCGTCCTGTGGGGCGTAGGCATCCACAACTCCATCGTCACCGCCTCCATCCAAGCGATCCTCTCCGCCGTCAACCGTGCAGAACGCGACGGAGACCTCACCACCTAA
- a CDS encoding D-serine ammonia-lyase, translated as MDVLGMPLQTWVNKTPVIADLINLRETAWFNPARAHTHTALADVGLTPADIDDAATRLQRFAPYLAAAFPALEATNGIIESPITPAPQLQKTLNHTYQTPLPGQLWLKRDDCLPVSGSIKARGGIHEVLQHAEHLAHTAGLLDYSCDYRILATPPARDLFSQHTIAVGSTGNLGLSIGIMAATLGFNTIVHMSADARQWKKDLLAAQGVDVREYEADYSVAVAAGRAEAANDPFAHFIDDENSTKLFCGYAVAGRRVAAQLRAANVRVDTEHPLFVYLPCGVGGGPGGVAFGLLTEFGDAVHPIFAEPTHSPCMLLGVATGQHDAICVGDFGIDNRTAADGLAVGRPSGFVGRAMQRLLDGFYTVEDNHLFTLLTLLHETENIAAEPSAAASLPGPWHVATATEYRERLGITDTHMNNATHLAWLTGGSMVPPEIMNTYLSHSRSPQ; from the coding sequence ATGGACGTACTCGGCATGCCGCTGCAGACCTGGGTCAACAAAACCCCCGTCATCGCAGACCTGATCAACCTGCGAGAAACGGCATGGTTCAACCCCGCACGCGCCCACACCCACACCGCCCTAGCCGACGTAGGGCTCACCCCCGCAGACATCGACGACGCCGCCACCCGACTCCAACGATTCGCCCCCTACCTCGCCGCCGCCTTCCCCGCCCTCGAAGCCACCAACGGCATCATCGAATCGCCCATCACACCAGCCCCACAACTCCAAAAGACCCTCAACCACACATACCAAACCCCACTACCCGGACAGCTCTGGCTCAAACGCGACGACTGCCTGCCCGTCAGCGGATCCATCAAAGCCCGCGGCGGCATCCACGAAGTACTCCAACACGCCGAACACCTCGCCCACACCGCCGGCCTACTCGACTACTCCTGCGACTACCGCATTCTGGCAACCCCACCAGCCCGCGACCTATTCAGCCAACACACCATCGCCGTGGGATCCACCGGCAACCTCGGCCTATCCATCGGAATCATGGCCGCCACACTCGGTTTCAACACCATCGTCCACATGTCCGCCGACGCTCGGCAATGGAAAAAAGACCTCCTTGCCGCACAAGGAGTAGACGTCCGCGAATACGAAGCCGACTACTCCGTAGCCGTCGCCGCCGGACGCGCTGAAGCAGCAAACGACCCATTCGCCCACTTCATCGACGACGAAAACTCCACCAAACTATTTTGCGGCTACGCCGTAGCCGGACGACGCGTAGCCGCCCAACTACGCGCCGCCAACGTACGCGTCGACACCGAACATCCACTATTCGTTTACCTGCCCTGCGGAGTCGGAGGAGGCCCAGGAGGCGTCGCCTTCGGCCTACTCACCGAATTCGGCGACGCAGTGCACCCCATCTTCGCCGAACCTACCCACTCACCATGCATGCTCCTAGGCGTCGCCACTGGCCAACATGACGCCATCTGCGTCGGTGATTTCGGCATCGACAACCGCACCGCCGCCGACGGACTAGCCGTAGGCCGCCCCTCCGGATTCGTCGGACGCGCCATGCAGCGCCTCCTCGACGGCTTCTACACCGTTGAAGACAACCACCTCTTCACACTCCTAACCCTCCTGCACGAAACCGAAAACATCGCCGCCGAACCCTCCGCCGCCGCAAGCCTGCCCGGCCCCTGGCACGTCGCCACAGCCACCGAATACCGCGAACGTCTAGGAATCACCGACACCCACATGAACAACGCAACTCACCTCGCCTGGCTCACCGGCGGATCCATGGTTCCCCCAGAGATCATGAACACCTACCTCTCCCACAGCCGCTCACCCCAGTAA
- the era gene encoding GTPase Era, with the protein MTAREPDTTNYRAGFACLVGRPNAGKSTLTNAIVGDKVAITSNKPQTTRHTIRGVHTTTSAQLILVDTPGLHKPRTLLGERLNDLVRETLLDVDVVGFCLPADQRVGPGDQFIARELADLRRVKKKPVVAIATKADLVDRERLAQHLIDIDQLGDWSDIVPCSATTGKQVDDVIDVISTHLPASPQLYPTGMLSDESDDVMVAELIREAALEGVRDELPHSLAVVVEEMVPRENRPAHAPLMDVRVNVYVERDSQKAIIIGRGGARLREVGTRARTQIEQRLGQKIYLDLHVKVAKDWQRDPRQLRKLGF; encoded by the coding sequence ATGACCGCACGCGAACCCGACACCACGAACTACCGAGCCGGATTCGCCTGCCTCGTAGGCCGACCCAACGCAGGTAAATCCACACTCACCAATGCCATCGTCGGCGACAAAGTCGCCATCACCTCCAACAAACCCCAAACCACCCGCCACACCATCCGCGGCGTCCACACCACCACCAGCGCCCAGCTCATCCTCGTCGACACCCCCGGACTGCACAAACCCCGCACCCTCCTGGGTGAGCGCCTCAACGACCTCGTCCGCGAAACCCTCCTGGACGTAGACGTTGTCGGTTTCTGCCTACCCGCCGACCAACGCGTAGGCCCCGGAGACCAATTCATCGCACGCGAACTAGCCGACCTGCGCCGCGTCAAGAAAAAACCCGTCGTCGCCATCGCCACCAAAGCCGACCTCGTCGACCGCGAACGCCTAGCCCAACACCTCATCGACATCGACCAACTAGGCGACTGGAGCGACATCGTTCCCTGCTCAGCCACCACCGGCAAACAGGTCGACGACGTCATCGACGTCATCTCCACACACCTACCAGCCTCACCTCAGCTGTACCCCACCGGCATGCTCTCCGATGAATCCGACGACGTCATGGTCGCCGAACTCATCCGCGAAGCCGCACTAGAAGGAGTCCGCGACGAACTCCCACACAGCCTCGCCGTCGTCGTTGAAGAAATGGTGCCCCGCGAAAACCGCCCCGCCCACGCACCCCTGATGGACGTACGCGTCAACGTATACGTCGAACGCGACAGCCAAAAAGCCATCATCATCGGCCGCGGCGGCGCCCGACTACGCGAAGTAGGCACCCGCGCCCGCACCCAAATCGAACAACGCCTCGGCCAAAAGATCTACCTCGACCTGCACGTCAAAGTCGCCAAAGACTGGCAACGCGACCCACGCCAACTCCGCAAACTCGGCTTCTAA